Genomic window (Prevotella melaninogenica ATCC 25845):
GATGATTTCATCTACTTTGTATAGCATGTCAGTTGTACATCCTTCCTGAACCGTCTGTCCATTGATGTCAAGGTGGAAGCGGAGTCGTTGTACATCAAGGAATTTATCCTTTGATATCCATTCGCCTAAAGCAGCCGAACCATCAAATCCTTTGCAGAGGTCCCATGGTAGTCCTTGCGCTCTTAGCTTTTGTTGTAATTCGCGAGCTGTGAAGTCAATACCAACTGTCACAGCATCGTAGTATCTATGAGCGAAGCGCTCTGAGATGGTCTTCCCCAATCGACAGATACGCACCACGAGTTCCGTTTCATATTCAATCGTTCCCAGGTCATCGGGAATGAAGAAAGGCTTTTTATCTTTCAGTAGGGCAGAGTCTGCCTTAGTGAAGATTACTGGTCCTTCCTTTTTAGATAACGTTTCGTTTAGCGATTTATTATGTTCGGCATAATTCATGCCGACTGCAAAGATTTTCATTGTTGGTAGTTTTAGGAAATTATTGGGCTTATTGGCCCAATTAGTCTTATTAGCCCAATTAGCCTTATTAGCCTTATTAGTCCAATTAGCCCAATTAGTCTAATAAGCCCTAACTTCTAATAAAAGAGAGTTGCAGGAGCCTAATGGCTATCCTGCAACTCCCATATCTTTCTTCTAATGAAGCTCTGTGATTACTCTGCAGCGAGAGTGAAGCGCTTGTAAGCAACAATCTTAAGATCCTTGCTCTGAGCCTTAAGCCACTCGCTAACGCTCTGCTTGTCGCCATCACCGAACTGGAACTCCTGATCAACGAGACAATTCTCCTTGAAGAACTTGTTCAGACGACCCTTAGCGATGTTCTGAATCATATCCTCGTTGAGGTTTGCAGCCTTCTCAGCAGCAACAGTGTTGCGAATCTCGATAGCCTTGTCAGCCTCCTCACGTGTCAACCAACCCTTCTTGATGTTAGACTCGATGTGGTCTTCACTGTCAACGAGGTTAGCGTTGATACCTGCCTTCTTGATAGCAGCAACAACAGCCTTCTCAATCTGCTCTTCCTTAGTCTTCTCAACAGCAACCTTGAACTCCTCGTCCTTAACAGACTGTGGAATAGATGCCTCGTCAAGAGCTACTGGCTTCATAGCTGCAACCTGCATAGCTACCTTGTGACCAGCCTCCTCGTTGTTCTCATTGAGCTGAACGATAGTTGCGAGAGTGTGCTTGTTCATATGGTCATAAACAGACAAGTTCTCACCCTCAAGGAAGTTGTAGCCGTCGAGCTCCATCTTCTCACCAGTAACACCAGAACGCTGCTGAACTGCTGTAGCAGCATCCTCGCCATTAGCGAGCTTAAGTGTCTTAACCTCATCAAGGCTCTTGCACTTGTTAGCAACAGCAGCGTCCAGAATCTCCTGAACGAGGGCGATGAAGTCCTGACCATTAGCAACGAAGTCTGTCTCACACTTGATAGCAACCATAGCAGCAAAACCATCTACCTGCTTAACGAGTACACAACCGTTTGATGTCTCACGGTCAGAACGCTTAGCAGCGATAGCCAAACCACGCTCACGGATCAATTCCTTTGCCTTTTCGTAATCGCCTTCAGCCTCTGTGAGTGCCTTCTTTACGTCAGCCAGACCTGCGCCAGTCATAGCGCGGAGCTTCTTGATATCTTCAATAGATATAGCCATTTTTTGTTTTCCTTTCTAATATTATTAAATATTGTGGGCGTTGATGAGGGATAATAAACTTCACGTATTATAAATAATATAGAAGCTCATTAGCACTCACCAGCGCCCACTATGTTTCTTTTAATTACTCAGCAGCTGGTGCTTCGTTCTCTGCCTTTGGAGCTTCTTCTGCCTTACGAGCAGCACGCTTTGGCTTAGCCTCAGCAGCCTCTTCAGCCTGCTCTGCAGCAGCCTTCTCGTCAGCCTTCTCAGCCTTACGCTCCTCAAGACCCTCTGCAATAGCACCGCAGCAAGCAGCGAGGATAGCCTCTACTGAATCCTTAGCATCGTCATTAGCTGGAATAACATAGTCGATGTTCTTTGGATCAGAGTTGGTATCAACGATACCGAATACAGGAATGCCGAGACGGTTAGCCTCCTTAACAGCGATGTGCTCCTTCATTACGTCTACAACGAAGAGTGCAGATGGCAAACGAGTCAAATCTGAGATAGAACCGAGGTTCTTCTCGAGCTTA
Coding sequences:
- a CDS encoding fumarylacetoacetate hydrolase family protein, with the protein product MKIFAVGMNYAEHNKSLNETLSKKEGPVIFTKADSALLKDKKPFFIPDDLGTIEYETELVVRICRLGKTISERFAHRYYDAVTVGIDFTARELQQKLRAQGLPWDLCKGFDGSAALGEWISKDKFLDVQRLRFHLDINGQTVQEGCTTDMLYKVDEIISYISRYFTLKTGDIIYTGCPSGCGLVHINDHMEGYIEERKVLDFNCK
- the tsf gene encoding translation elongation factor Ts, translated to MAISIEDIKKLRAMTGAGLADVKKALTEAEGDYEKAKELIRERGLAIAAKRSDRETSNGCVLVKQVDGFAAMVAIKCETDFVANGQDFIALVQEILDAAVANKCKSLDEVKTLKLANGEDAATAVQQRSGVTGEKMELDGYNFLEGENLSVYDHMNKHTLATIVQLNENNEEAGHKVAMQVAAMKPVALDEASIPQSVKDEEFKVAVEKTKEEQIEKAVVAAIKKAGINANLVDSEDHIESNIKKGWLTREEADKAIEIRNTVAAEKAANLNEDMIQNIAKGRLNKFFKENCLVDQEFQFGDGDKQSVSEWLKAQSKDLKIVAYKRFTLAAE